One segment of Salvia splendens isolate huo1 chromosome 20, SspV2, whole genome shotgun sequence DNA contains the following:
- the LOC121780816 gene encoding RNA polymerase II transcriptional coactivator KIWI-like — MSNRGKKREEEGALSEGNEPPKKISKPDNDSDDPDQIVVCELSKNRKVSVRNWQGKVVVDIREFYSKDGKEFPGKKGISLSMDQWKILRDHVDEINQEIENT, encoded by the exons ATGTCGAACAGGGGCAAGAAGAGGGAGGAGGAAGGCGCGCTCTCCGAAGGCAACGAGCCTCCAAAGAAGATTTCGAAGCCGGACAATGATTCAGATGACCCTGATCAAATCGTAGTATGTGAG TTGTCGAAGAATCGGAAAGTGTCGGTGAGGAACTGGCAGGGAAAGGTTGTGGTTGACATTAGGGAATTCTATTCCAAAGACGGCAAGGAATTTCCTGGCAAGAAAG GTATCTCATTGTCCATGGACCAG TGGAAAATTCTTAGAGATCACGTTGATGAAATTAACCAGGAGATTGAGAATACATAA